Proteins encoded by one window of Bradyrhizobium sp. B097:
- a CDS encoding CoA transferase — MTLPPKMLTGYRVLDITQFVAGPTCTRLLAEAGADVIKIELAPFGDRSRFQGLKPRDPAYKNTSQSTYFFQQNHSKRSLALDFKHEKSRQILTRLAARADVLVENFTPGVMERAGLGYETLRKINPRLIMCSISFAGQTGPLSDKPGFDYIAQAFAGITGVIGDPDGKPAQVPVAIGDASTGVAAAMAVGFALLHRERTGEGQFIESTLLDTYFHMHEANVPKVSLRGDSFVPQREGSLHPNGGPVGVFDCGRGEFLVICALAHQWPQMVRALGRPELEKDPRFESARARADNRVLVGEIVEVWLKTFPSRDAAIAALEQERIPCAPVLTLNDAMAQPHLIERGTVRHVSDPRIGQFAIPGAPMRFSEWPQRTELRADLLGEHNEEILGDLGLSEQEIDQLYAEKVLVQDRELRAGKPLRQAS; from the coding sequence ATGACTCTGCCTCCGAAAATGCTGACCGGTTATCGCGTGCTCGATATCACCCAGTTCGTCGCAGGCCCGACCTGCACGCGTCTGCTGGCCGAAGCCGGCGCCGACGTGATCAAGATCGAGCTCGCGCCGTTCGGCGACCGGTCGCGCTTCCAGGGTCTGAAGCCGCGCGATCCCGCGTACAAGAACACCTCGCAGAGCACGTATTTCTTCCAGCAGAACCATTCGAAGCGTAGCCTCGCGCTCGATTTCAAGCATGAGAAGAGCCGCCAGATCCTGACCCGGCTCGCCGCCAGGGCCGACGTCCTGGTGGAGAATTTTACGCCCGGCGTGATGGAGCGCGCCGGACTTGGCTATGAGACGCTCCGGAAAATCAATCCGCGGCTGATCATGTGCTCGATCTCGTTCGCCGGACAGACCGGTCCGCTGAGCGACAAGCCCGGCTTCGACTACATCGCGCAGGCCTTCGCCGGCATCACCGGCGTGATCGGCGATCCCGATGGGAAGCCGGCGCAGGTGCCGGTCGCGATCGGGGACGCCTCGACCGGCGTTGCCGCGGCGATGGCGGTCGGCTTTGCGCTGCTGCACCGCGAGCGGACCGGAGAAGGGCAGTTCATCGAATCGACGCTGCTGGACACCTACTTTCACATGCACGAGGCAAATGTGCCGAAGGTCTCGCTGCGCGGGGATAGCTTCGTGCCGCAGCGGGAAGGCTCGCTGCACCCGAATGGCGGCCCGGTGGGCGTGTTCGATTGCGGCCGGGGTGAGTTTCTCGTGATCTGCGCGCTGGCGCATCAATGGCCGCAAATGGTTCGCGCGCTGGGGCGGCCGGAGCTCGAGAAAGATCCGCGGTTCGAGTCCGCACGCGCCCGGGCCGACAACAGGGTGCTGGTGGGGGAGATCGTCGAAGTCTGGCTCAAGACGTTTCCGTCACGCGATGCGGCGATCGCCGCACTGGAGCAGGAACGGATCCCCTGTGCGCCGGTGCTGACCCTGAATGACGCCATGGCTCAGCCGCATCTGATCGAGCGCGGCACGGTCCGCCATGTCAGCGATCCCCGGATCGGCCAATTTGCGATTCCGGGCGCGCCGATGCGCTTCTCGGAATGGCCGCAGCGCACCGAGCTGAGGGCCGACCTGCTCGGCGAGCACAATGAGGAGATCCTGGGCGACCTTGGGCTGTCCGAGCAGGAGATCGACCAGCTCTATGCGGAGAAGGTGCTGGTGCAGGACAGGGAGCTGCGGGCCGGCAAGCCGCTCAGGCAGGCGAGCTGA
- a CDS encoding glutathione S-transferase N-terminal domain-containing protein, whose product MIDLHFAPTPNGWKVSIMLEECGLPYTVVPVNITRGDQFKPEFRKLNPNGRIPVIVDRDPPGGGEPLTIFESGAILLYLAEKTGRFAPLDLHGRTRVQQWLMWQMSALGPMLGQNGHFSLYAPSRIPYAVERYGNEARRLYGVLNDRLGESTYVAGDDYSIADIACFPWVMTHKAQGFTLDDVPHVRRWFTELRARPLLQKGLAVGRRAVRKTLDAQARSNLFGTRPARGHAPAEALQSQQLDN is encoded by the coding sequence ATGATCGATCTTCATTTCGCGCCGACGCCGAATGGCTGGAAGGTCTCGATCATGCTCGAGGAGTGCGGGCTGCCGTACACCGTCGTGCCGGTCAACATCACGCGCGGCGACCAGTTCAAGCCCGAATTCCGCAAGCTCAATCCCAATGGGCGGATCCCTGTCATCGTCGACAGGGATCCGCCCGGTGGAGGCGAGCCGCTGACGATCTTCGAGTCGGGCGCGATCTTGCTTTACCTCGCGGAGAAGACCGGCAGGTTCGCTCCGCTTGATCTGCATGGCCGCACCCGCGTGCAGCAATGGCTGATGTGGCAGATGAGCGCGCTCGGGCCGATGCTGGGCCAGAACGGGCACTTCTCGCTCTATGCGCCGAGCAGGATTCCATATGCGGTCGAGCGCTACGGCAACGAGGCCCGCCGTCTCTACGGTGTGCTCAACGATCGGCTGGGCGAAAGCACCTATGTCGCGGGCGACGACTATTCGATCGCCGACATCGCCTGCTTTCCCTGGGTGATGACCCATAAGGCGCAAGGCTTCACGCTCGACGATGTCCCGCACGTCAGGCGCTGGTTCACAGAGCTGCGCGCACGGCCGCTGCTCCAGAAGGGGCTCGCGGTCGGGCGGCGCGCGGTGCGCAAGACGCTCGACGCGCAGGCGCGCAGCAATCTGTTTGGAACGAGGCCGGCGCGCGGACACGCGCCCGCCGAAGCTCTTCAGTCACAACAACTGGACAATTGA
- a CDS encoding DsbA family protein produces MSREVLKMYSDYKSPYAWLAFDPVFELEKKFDIKVQWRPFQLRIKGSGQRSVYSEYKVKYSYMDARRSANERGDKKIIRGPLKIFDTAPALIGGLFAEKQGRLIEYSRLVYELFFRRELAVDEIDAVERFIESLGMSGAEFRSYFEGDGRREYEEAQQESQGDHIFGVPICVFRGEQFWGNDRVPMLERRLQEAGLSLSREKQLA; encoded by the coding sequence ATGTCCCGCGAAGTTCTCAAGATGTATTCGGACTACAAGAGCCCCTATGCCTGGCTGGCATTCGATCCGGTGTTCGAGCTGGAGAAGAAGTTCGACATCAAGGTGCAGTGGCGGCCGTTCCAGCTCCGGATCAAGGGCTCCGGCCAGCGCAGCGTCTATTCGGAATACAAGGTCAAGTATTCCTACATGGATGCGCGGCGGTCCGCGAACGAGCGCGGCGACAAGAAGATCATCCGCGGCCCGCTGAAGATCTTCGACACCGCACCGGCGCTGATCGGCGGACTGTTCGCGGAGAAGCAGGGGCGGCTGATCGAATACAGCCGCCTGGTCTACGAGCTGTTCTTCCGGCGCGAGCTCGCGGTCGACGAGATCGATGCGGTGGAGCGCTTCATCGAATCGCTCGGGATGTCCGGCGCTGAATTCCGCAGCTATTTCGAAGGTGACGGCCGGCGCGAATATGAGGAGGCACAGCAGGAGAGCCAGGGCGATCATATCTTCGGCGTGCCGATCTGTGTCTTCCGCGGCGAGCAGTTCTGGGGCAACGACCGGGTGCCGATGCTCGAGCGGCGGCTGCAGGAGGCCGGACTGTCGCTGTCGCGCGAAAAGCAACTGGCCTGA
- a CDS encoding ABC transporter substrate-binding protein, translating into MKKRTSTAAAIALLVGGAILTPVRAADVQPVRIGVLTDMSGMYRDIMGPGSVLAARMAVEDFGGKVLDRPIEVISGDHQAKADVGAAIARNWFDNGGADVVVDVAQSAVALAVQELARTRNKIVIHGVTGSPAITQQACAATAFSWSLNAYAISAPLPKPLIERGLDTFFFLSADYSFGKAMEDAAAGAIKAAGGKVLGSVRFPQNNPDFSSFLLQAVASKAKVIWLISAAEDTTNALKQAKEFGIAEGGQHIVVPLTYITNVHALGIANVQGLTFATPFYWDRTDKTRAWSERFFRQHHAMPTMDQAAVYSGTLHYLQAVAAARTLDGLKVADEIRKLPVNDMYVENGFVRADGWLMHPFYMASIKAPGEVRKPWDYYTIEKVIPASEAAQPLSESQCPLVAQSQ; encoded by the coding sequence GTGAAGAAACGAACAAGCACAGCTGCAGCGATCGCGTTGCTGGTCGGCGGCGCGATACTGACGCCGGTTCGGGCGGCGGATGTGCAGCCGGTCAGGATCGGCGTGCTCACCGATATGTCGGGGATGTACCGCGACATCATGGGGCCGGGCTCGGTGCTCGCTGCCAGGATGGCGGTCGAGGATTTCGGTGGCAAGGTGCTGGATCGTCCGATTGAGGTGATCTCCGGCGATCACCAGGCGAAAGCCGACGTCGGCGCGGCGATCGCCCGCAACTGGTTCGACAATGGCGGTGCCGACGTCGTCGTCGACGTGGCGCAATCCGCCGTGGCGCTCGCCGTGCAGGAGCTGGCGCGGACGCGCAACAAAATCGTCATCCACGGCGTGACGGGAAGCCCTGCAATCACCCAGCAGGCCTGCGCGGCGACCGCTTTCTCGTGGTCGCTCAACGCCTACGCTATTTCGGCGCCGCTGCCGAAGCCGCTGATCGAACGAGGGCTCGATACGTTCTTCTTCCTCTCGGCCGACTATTCCTTCGGCAAGGCGATGGAGGACGCTGCGGCGGGTGCGATCAAGGCGGCCGGGGGCAAGGTGCTGGGCTCGGTGCGCTTCCCGCAGAACAATCCCGACTTCAGCTCCTTCCTGCTGCAGGCGGTGGCGTCGAAGGCCAAGGTGATCTGGCTGATCTCGGCGGCCGAGGACACTACCAATGCCTTGAAGCAGGCCAAGGAGTTCGGCATCGCCGAGGGCGGCCAGCACATCGTGGTGCCCCTGACCTACATCACCAATGTGCACGCACTCGGGATTGCCAATGTGCAGGGCCTGACCTTCGCAACCCCGTTCTACTGGGACCGCACCGACAAGACGCGAGCCTGGTCGGAGCGCTTCTTCAGGCAGCATCACGCGATGCCGACCATGGACCAGGCCGCGGTCTATTCGGGAACGCTGCATTATCTCCAGGCCGTCGCTGCCGCCAGGACGCTCGATGGTCTGAAGGTCGCCGACGAGATCCGGAAGCTGCCGGTCAACGACATGTATGTCGAGAACGGTTTTGTGCGCGCCGACGGCTGGCTGATGCATCCGTTCTACATGGCGAGCATCAAGGCCCCCGGCGAGGTCAGGAAGCCCTGGGATTACTACACCATCGAGAAGGTCATTCCGGCATCCGAGGCGGCGCAGCCGTTGTCGGAGAGCCAGTGCCCGCTCGTCGCTCAATCGCAATGA
- a CDS encoding CoA transferase, translated as MTASPTMTRQGALHGVRVLDLTRFYSGPFATLMLAGFGAEVIRIDTPEQGDPTMTGPPFLGRDGVSLDRKHDSDLGLAYLKRCRDKKSITLNMRTAEGMELFHALLRKSDILVENLRPGAAERLGVDYEANRQVNPAIVHCALTGYGSTGADRRLKAYDLMIQAASGLMSITGAPDGSPSKAGTALADGITGAFAVSGILAALTEQRVSGRGQFVDVAMADCLLSLVLDEPLDCYKQMGMAPRQGNRIMRFSPFNTYATRDGAIALGAATNEDWLALLGVMDRLDLAADAKFMNTGWRVANNTIVDAIVGEWTLGRTTLEAIEALNRGDVAASPIRDIDDILAWEHLGARDMLKAVVHPTEPLEQRVIGAGFPIKMGRTHKGYTAPAPTLGQNNQEIYGGLLGLSGQRIDDLRSRRII; from the coding sequence ATGACGGCGAGCCCGACGATGACGCGGCAAGGCGCGCTGCACGGTGTCCGCGTCCTCGATCTGACGCGGTTCTATTCAGGTCCGTTCGCGACCTTGATGCTGGCGGGTTTCGGCGCCGAGGTCATCCGCATCGACACCCCGGAGCAGGGTGATCCCACCATGACCGGACCGCCGTTCCTCGGCAGGGACGGCGTCTCGCTCGACCGCAAGCATGACAGCGACCTCGGCCTCGCCTATCTGAAGCGCTGCCGCGACAAGAAGTCGATCACGCTGAACATGCGCACGGCAGAGGGCATGGAGCTGTTCCATGCGCTGCTGCGCAAGTCGGACATCCTGGTCGAGAATCTGCGTCCCGGCGCGGCCGAGCGGCTCGGGGTCGACTATGAGGCAAACCGCCAGGTCAACCCCGCGATCGTGCATTGTGCGCTGACCGGCTACGGCTCGACCGGCGCCGACCGGCGTCTCAAGGCCTACGATTTGATGATCCAGGCGGCGTCCGGTCTGATGTCGATCACCGGTGCGCCTGACGGCAGCCCAAGCAAGGCCGGCACCGCGCTTGCGGACGGCATCACGGGCGCCTTTGCCGTCTCCGGCATCCTCGCCGCGCTGACCGAGCAGCGCGTGTCGGGACGAGGCCAGTTCGTCGACGTCGCGATGGCCGACTGCCTGTTGTCGCTGGTGCTCGACGAGCCCTTGGATTGCTACAAGCAGATGGGGATGGCGCCACGGCAGGGCAATCGCATCATGCGGTTCTCGCCCTTCAACACCTATGCCACGCGCGACGGTGCGATCGCGCTCGGCGCCGCCACGAATGAGGACTGGCTGGCGCTATTGGGTGTGATGGACCGGCTCGACCTCGCCGCGGACGCAAAGTTCATGAACACCGGCTGGCGCGTCGCCAACAACACGATCGTCGATGCGATCGTCGGCGAATGGACGTTGGGCCGCACCACGCTCGAGGCGATCGAGGCGCTCAATCGCGGCGATGTCGCCGCGAGCCCGATCCGCGACATCGACGACATCCTCGCCTGGGAGCATCTCGGCGCGCGCGACATGCTGAAGGCGGTCGTGCATCCGACCGAGCCGCTGGAGCAGCGCGTCATCGGCGCCGGGTTCCCGATCAAGATGGGACGGACGCACAAGGGATACACCGCGCCGGCGCCGACGCTCGGGCAGAACAATCAGGAGATCTATGGCGGGCTGCTCGGCCTCTCCGGGCAGCGGATCGACGATCTGAGGTCCAGGCGGATCATCTGA
- a CDS encoding LysR family transcriptional regulator, translating to MRERRPRRFEVSLKHLRAANSVAVYGSFTAAAADLGMTQSAVSRLVLQLERQLGVSLFLRSTRNVILTAPGREFTASTQRLLADLGAQVDNARALGEQIKGRLIISCLLSLTHHVVPEAVLKYRKAHPGVEIHLREGLGSEVYEDVRSGLADFGVGNVTALGQEVVSDDAVQESCFAILPSRHPLRNKATLSLRELRNETFVSLPTGSGLRKQIDSTATASGIVLNHSTIVEQFGTLYDFVAANVGISIVPASAVPPRAPRGVVVKRLVSPPLVRKIGILRLKNRPLTPAATGFLDIFRPLFLSASRR from the coding sequence ATGCGCGAGCGACGCCCACGCCGGTTCGAGGTCAGCCTCAAACATCTTCGCGCCGCCAACTCGGTCGCGGTGTATGGCAGCTTCACCGCGGCTGCCGCCGACCTCGGCATGACGCAGTCGGCGGTGAGCCGTCTGGTGCTGCAGCTCGAACGCCAGCTCGGCGTCTCGCTGTTCCTCAGATCGACGCGCAACGTCATCCTGACCGCGCCGGGCCGCGAATTCACGGCATCGACGCAGCGCCTGCTCGCCGATCTCGGCGCCCAGGTCGACAACGCCCGCGCGCTCGGCGAACAGATCAAGGGACGCCTGATCATCTCCTGCCTGTTGTCACTCACGCACCACGTGGTGCCGGAGGCCGTGCTGAAATACCGGAAGGCGCATCCCGGCGTCGAAATCCACCTGCGCGAGGGCCTCGGCAGCGAGGTCTATGAGGATGTGCGCAGCGGTCTTGCCGATTTCGGCGTCGGCAACGTCACCGCGCTCGGCCAGGAAGTCGTCAGCGACGACGCGGTGCAGGAGTCCTGCTTCGCGATCCTGCCCTCGCGCCATCCGCTGCGAAACAAGGCGACGCTGAGCCTCCGCGAGCTGCGCAACGAAACCTTCGTCTCGCTTCCGACCGGCTCGGGCCTGCGCAAGCAGATCGACAGCACCGCGACCGCAAGCGGCATCGTGCTCAATCACAGCACCATCGTCGAGCAGTTCGGCACGCTCTACGATTTCGTCGCGGCCAATGTCGGCATCTCGATCGTTCCGGCCTCGGCGGTGCCGCCGCGGGCGCCGCGCGGCGTGGTCGTCAAGCGGCTGGTATCGCCGCCGCTGGTTCGTAAGATCGGGATCCTGCGGCTGAAGAACCGCCCGCTGACGCCGGCCGCGACCGGATTTCTGGATATCTTCCGGCCGCTGTTCCTGAGCGCGTCACGCCGATAA
- a CDS encoding LacI family DNA-binding transcriptional regulator, with product MTRTRRTRPTIRDVAAEAGVSVSSVSRTLNGGLYTSAELHARIMRAVKRLGFEPDQAAQALRSRASNTIGCMVADFSNPHYTGMVSAAEEEFQRAGFLLMLAATKHEEAREAAFLSAVRRRQMDGLLLFAGDNSHKDFMKGLATLDLPCVTVDREVPDSVMVRVDHRGGALEATRYLIGLGHRRIALLTGSAAVLPSSERLAGYRQAHQEAKIEVDPTLIRPHMQGANTAFSSVCQLLQMTKPPTAIISLGTSMLAEVLEAITSNGLRYPQDVSIVCSGDTDLARHATPAISALSWDMNEVGRTAARLLLERIREPDKAGSSAPVFLPTRLVLRHSCAAPPAPTRGRK from the coding sequence ATGACCAGGACGCGACGGACACGACCGACGATTCGTGACGTCGCGGCCGAGGCCGGCGTCTCCGTCTCAAGCGTCAGCCGCACGCTCAATGGCGGCCTCTATACCAGCGCCGAGCTGCATGCGCGCATCATGCGCGCGGTGAAGCGTCTCGGGTTCGAGCCCGACCAGGCGGCGCAGGCGCTGCGCTCGCGGGCCTCCAACACCATCGGCTGCATGGTGGCCGATTTCTCCAACCCGCACTACACCGGCATGGTGAGCGCGGCGGAGGAGGAATTCCAGCGCGCCGGCTTCCTCTTGATGCTGGCGGCGACCAAGCATGAGGAGGCGCGCGAGGCGGCGTTCCTGTCGGCGGTGCGGCGGCGCCAGATGGATGGATTGCTGCTGTTCGCCGGCGACAATTCCCACAAGGATTTCATGAAGGGGCTGGCGACGCTCGACCTGCCCTGCGTGACCGTCGACCGCGAGGTACCCGATAGCGTCATGGTTCGCGTCGATCACCGCGGCGGCGCGCTGGAGGCAACGCGCTATCTGATCGGCCTCGGCCATCGCCGGATCGCGTTGCTGACCGGAAGTGCTGCGGTGCTGCCGAGCTCGGAACGGCTTGCGGGCTACCGGCAGGCGCATCAGGAAGCGAAGATCGAGGTCGACCCGACCTTGATCCGCCCGCACATGCAGGGCGCCAACACCGCCTTCAGCTCGGTGTGCCAGCTGCTGCAAATGACAAAGCCGCCGACCGCGATCATCTCGCTCGGCACCAGCATGCTGGCCGAAGTGCTGGAGGCGATCACCAGCAACGGCCTGCGCTATCCGCAGGACGTATCGATCGTGTGCAGCGGCGACACCGACCTCGCCCGCCATGCGACGCCCGCGATCTCAGCCCTGAGCTGGGACATGAACGAGGTCGGCCGCACCGCCGCGCGGCTGTTGCTGGAACGGATCCGCGAGCCCGACAAGGCCGGTAGCAGCGCCCCCGTGTTCCTGCCGACGCGCCTCGTCCTGCGGCATTCCTGCGCTGCGCCGCCAGCGCCCACCCGAGGTCGGAAGTAG
- a CDS encoding NAD(P)/FAD-dependent oxidoreductase, whose amino-acid sequence MSRLEQTSPDHGARPPLVAECDAVVVGAGFGGLYAIYRLRELGLKVIGIEAASDVGGTWYWNRYPGARCDIPSLFYSYSWSEELRQEWRWSEKYAAQPEILRYAQRVADRFDLRSLIRFDTRVTSADWDEAGESWTLRTDRGDCIVASTCVMATGNLSVPNKPKLAGLARFRGPVYHTGQWPHQEIDFTGLRVAVIGTGSSGVQTIPMVAKAASRLTVFQRTPNYSVPARNAPLSEADIAAAEPVIAKYRESLETPEFGRVPSNAFGAPVPERDVQWARYEQLWEQGGGGILTAFPNILTDAAVNDVACDFVRDKIRGIVNDRATAEALSPKDYPLGVKRICIDTGYFATYNLPHVELVDLRTEPLTTVTQTGVATATRSFTLDALVLATGYDAMTGALAAMQIRGRDGTTLKEAWADGPSAYLGLMVSGFPNLFVVTGPGSPSVIGNVIHACENHVEWIAACLDNMRAKGLTRIEPERDAERAWMAHVADAASRTLYPKANSWYQGANIAGKPRVFMPYVGQGYRHRIAQIAQRGYEGFGLR is encoded by the coding sequence ATGAGCAGACTGGAGCAGACGAGCCCGGACCATGGCGCGAGGCCGCCGCTGGTCGCCGAATGCGATGCCGTCGTGGTCGGCGCCGGCTTCGGCGGGCTCTATGCGATCTATCGGTTGCGCGAGCTCGGGCTGAAGGTGATCGGCATCGAGGCGGCGTCCGATGTCGGCGGCACCTGGTACTGGAATCGCTATCCCGGCGCGCGCTGCGACATACCGAGCCTGTTCTATTCCTACAGCTGGTCGGAGGAGCTGCGGCAGGAATGGCGCTGGAGTGAGAAGTACGCCGCCCAGCCGGAGATCCTGCGCTACGCGCAGCGCGTCGCCGACCGCTTCGATCTGCGCTCCCTGATCCGCTTCGACACCCGCGTGACCAGCGCCGACTGGGACGAGGCCGGCGAGAGCTGGACGTTGCGCACCGATCGCGGCGATTGCATCGTCGCATCGACTTGTGTGATGGCAACCGGCAATCTCTCGGTGCCCAACAAGCCGAAGCTCGCGGGCCTCGCGCGTTTTCGTGGCCCGGTCTATCACACCGGGCAGTGGCCGCATCAGGAGATCGACTTTACCGGCTTGCGCGTTGCCGTGATCGGCACCGGCTCGTCGGGCGTGCAGACGATCCCGATGGTCGCCAAGGCGGCGAGCCGCCTGACCGTATTTCAGCGCACGCCGAACTACTCGGTGCCTGCACGCAATGCGCCGCTGTCCGAAGCCGACATCGCTGCCGCCGAGCCCGTGATCGCGAAATATCGCGAAAGCCTCGAGACGCCGGAGTTCGGACGGGTGCCTTCGAATGCCTTCGGCGCGCCCGTGCCCGAGCGGGACGTGCAGTGGGCGCGCTATGAACAGCTTTGGGAGCAGGGCGGCGGCGGCATCCTGACCGCGTTCCCGAACATCCTGACCGATGCAGCCGTCAACGACGTCGCCTGCGACTTCGTGCGCGACAAGATCCGCGGCATCGTGAATGACCGGGCGACGGCGGAGGCGTTGTCACCGAAGGATTATCCGCTCGGCGTCAAGCGCATCTGCATCGATACCGGTTATTTCGCGACCTACAATCTGCCGCATGTCGAGCTGGTCGATTTGCGCACGGAGCCGCTGACGACGGTCACCCAGACCGGCGTCGCGACCGCGACGCGGTCCTTTACGCTCGATGCGTTGGTGCTGGCGACAGGCTATGACGCAATGACCGGGGCGCTCGCCGCGATGCAGATCCGTGGGCGGGACGGCACGACCCTGAAGGAAGCCTGGGCCGATGGGCCCAGCGCCTATCTCGGCCTGATGGTGTCGGGTTTCCCAAATCTGTTCGTCGTGACCGGGCCGGGCAGCCCCTCCGTCATCGGCAACGTGATCCACGCCTGCGAAAACCATGTTGAGTGGATCGCGGCCTGTCTCGACAACATGCGCGCCAAGGGATTGACTCGGATCGAGCCGGAACGCGATGCCGAGCGGGCCTGGATGGCGCATGTCGCCGACGCCGCCAGCCGCACGCTCTATCCGAAGGCTAATTCCTGGTACCAGGGCGCCAACATCGCGGGCAAGCCGCGCGTGTTCATGCCCTATGTCGGCCAGGGCTACCGGCACCGCATCGCGCAGATCGCGCAGCGCGGTTATGAGGGTTTCGGGCTGCGCTGA
- a CDS encoding ABC transporter substrate-binding protein, whose translation MLDGFCLRACLAAAVTIGALSPALAQKNYGPGVSDTEIKIGNIMPYSGPASAYGAIGRTEAAYFRMVNDQGGINGRKVNFVSYDDGFSPPKSVEQARKLVEGDEVLLVFQPLGTAPNVAIQKYLNGKKVPHLFIASGATRFGDPQGFPWTMGWQPNYQSEGRIYARYILDKFPNGKIAVLWQNDDAGKDALKGLRDGLGDKASSMIVADKSYELTDPTLDSQIVALRASGADILFTWAAPKGAAQTIKKVAELGWKPTFFLTSTATSVASVMRAAGIEHSQGIISVAYLKDPTDTIWNDDAETKEWRAFMDKYMPDGDKTNGNHVYGYAAAQTLAQVLMQCGDDLTRENVMKQAAGLKNFAPKMILPGIRINTSATDFRPIEQSQLMRFEGESWKLFGNIITGSE comes from the coding sequence ATGTTGGACGGATTTTGTCTTCGTGCGTGCCTGGCGGCCGCGGTAACGATCGGCGCGCTGTCGCCGGCACTCGCGCAGAAGAACTACGGCCCAGGGGTCTCGGATACCGAGATCAAGATCGGCAACATCATGCCCTATAGCGGCCCCGCTTCGGCCTACGGCGCGATCGGCCGGACCGAGGCGGCCTATTTCAGGATGGTCAACGATCAGGGCGGCATCAACGGACGCAAGGTCAACTTCGTCAGCTACGACGACGGCTTCTCGCCGCCGAAATCGGTCGAGCAGGCACGCAAGCTGGTCGAGGGCGACGAGGTGCTGCTGGTGTTCCAGCCGCTCGGCACCGCGCCCAATGTCGCGATCCAGAAATATCTCAACGGCAAGAAGGTCCCTCACCTCTTCATCGCATCGGGCGCGACGCGTTTCGGCGATCCGCAAGGCTTTCCGTGGACGATGGGTTGGCAGCCGAACTACCAGAGCGAAGGGCGGATCTACGCCAGATACATCCTGGACAAATTCCCGAACGGCAAGATCGCGGTGCTCTGGCAGAACGACGATGCCGGCAAGGATGCGCTCAAGGGGCTGCGCGACGGCCTCGGCGACAAGGCGAGCAGCATGATCGTCGCCGACAAGTCCTACGAGCTGACCGATCCCACGCTGGATTCGCAGATCGTGGCGCTGCGCGCCTCCGGCGCCGACATCCTGTTCACCTGGGCGGCGCCGAAGGGCGCGGCGCAGACCATCAAGAAAGTCGCCGAGCTCGGCTGGAAGCCGACCTTCTTCCTGACCTCCACCGCTACCTCGGTCGCCTCGGTGATGCGCGCCGCCGGCATCGAGCATTCGCAGGGCATCATCTCGGTCGCCTACCTCAAGGATCCGACCGACACGATCTGGAATGACGATGCCGAAACGAAGGAATGGCGGGCATTCATGGACAAGTACATGCCCGACGGCGACAAGACCAACGGCAATCACGTCTATGGCTACGCCGCCGCGCAAACGCTCGCGCAGGTGCTGATGCAGTGCGGCGATGATCTCACACGCGAGAATGTGATGAAGCAGGCCGCCGGCCTGAAGAACTTTGCGCCGAAGATGATCCTGCCCGGGATCAGGATCAACACCAGCGCGACTGACTTCCGTCCGATCGAACAGTCGCAGCTGATGCGGTTTGAAGGCGAGAGCTGGAAGCTGTTCGGCAACATCATCACCGGTAGCGAATAG
- a CDS encoding inositol monophosphatase — protein sequence MKLSHADALNIGNILAEVGRTEIMPRFRRVREIEVRTKTSAFDVVTEADELAEQAISAALLRAFPNAVVIGEEGTARDPAALDQVGTADLAFIIDPIDGTRNFTSSLPLFGSMVAATMRGEIVFGAIHDPVSNDTAFALRGEGAWLEMPDGRRHDLRVAPAVPVKQMDAVIGVNFLPEALRPIVAGNLSKLGVSAWLRCAAHEYRMAASGHCHLLFYNKLMPWDHAAGWLLHREAGGYSAHFDGSPYKPVNLTGGLLCAPDEASWHAARQAILTPAG from the coding sequence GTGAAACTGTCCCATGCCGATGCGCTGAACATCGGAAACATCCTCGCCGAAGTCGGCCGCACTGAGATCATGCCGCGGTTTCGCCGCGTCCGGGAGATCGAGGTCCGCACCAAGACGTCGGCATTCGACGTCGTCACCGAAGCTGACGAGCTTGCCGAGCAGGCGATCTCGGCGGCGCTGCTCCGGGCGTTTCCGAACGCGGTCGTGATCGGCGAGGAGGGCACGGCACGCGATCCGGCCGCGCTCGATCAGGTCGGAACCGCGGACCTCGCCTTCATCATCGATCCGATCGACGGCACGCGGAACTTCACCTCGAGCCTGCCGCTGTTCGGCTCCATGGTGGCCGCCACGATGCGCGGCGAGATCGTGTTCGGCGCGATCCACGATCCCGTCAGCAACGACACCGCCTTCGCGCTGCGCGGCGAGGGCGCCTGGCTCGAAATGCCGGACGGCAGGCGGCATGACCTCAGGGTGGCTCCAGCAGTGCCTGTCAAGCAGATGGACGCGGTGATCGGCGTCAACTTTCTGCCGGAGGCGCTGCGCCCAATCGTCGCCGGCAATCTGTCCAAGCTTGGTGTCAGCGCCTGGCTCAGATGCGCCGCGCACGAGTATCGCATGGCGGCGTCGGGCCATTGCCATCTCTTGTTCTACAACAAGCTGATGCCGTGGGATCATGCCGCGGGCTGGCTGTTGCATCGCGAGGCCGGCGGCTACAGCGCGCATTTCGACGGATCGCCCTACAAGCCGGTCAATCTGACCGGCGGTTTGCTCTGCGCGCCCGACGAAGCGAGCTGGCATGCGGCCCGGCAGGCGATCCTGACGCCAGCCGGCTAG